The following proteins are encoded in a genomic region of Candidatus Thermoplasmatota archaeon:
- a CDS encoding ABC transporter substrate-binding protein: protein MEAALETELRIGFMQKVDSLNPYIGLNDAAYVFYGLVYDGMNVIDNQMNPTPDLATGIWAVPTTDPEMQNTGAPYGSVWQYNLTTNAQWTDGEPFTADDVVWNIKLNADNYEAMWAFQPYSYFMKDAVKVDESTVRIYFYDRLTGTLMPASYAYLVSIPMLPKHMLQDQNAFYIGFNWSGVFGGTDMPIVGTGPFMSNPNIRDEWLSGDHITLLKNPRYHWKIDKPGAPEIKFDKLTMYFFDDSTAMSYALQNNQLDVAAFPPQAYRAIKDKVASGSIGNVTTFDGPKITQYWTEIGINMNQAGPNPSRLDHTIRKAMAMATNKSYIVENYYLGLAKEGTTLIPPVNTFWHYEPNATEKFSFDIAAANALLENAGYRDVNGDGTRECTSTSYAVRERLVTESTPLQYQMLLRREYPEEKDIAMYLESQWAKVGIDINYLIVDEATLGTMVYGYSYDTMIWYWSADIDPNYQLFVQSKAAWNGWSDNMYLNESYEENYTKSVNTLDKDQRKVFVDNCQRVNYLDAAYIILAYPYQTYAWRDDTFSGWGDWAADPGRSVDNFWMGNPLYFDLVPIYQESTPPNWLLIGGAAAGIAVVVAAVVILRMRGKKKEGSIKEESSPLGD from the coding sequence GTGGAAGCCGCTCTCGAGACTGAGCTCAGGATCGGATTCATGCAGAAGGTTGACAGCCTGAACCCGTACATCGGGCTCAACGACGCGGCTTACGTCTTCTACGGCCTTGTCTATGATGGGATGAATGTCATCGACAACCAGATGAACCCGACGCCTGACCTGGCGACTGGCATCTGGGCGGTACCAACGACAGATCCAGAGATGCAGAATACTGGAGCACCATATGGTTCTGTCTGGCAATACAACCTCACGACCAATGCTCAATGGACCGACGGGGAGCCTTTCACCGCGGACGACGTCGTTTGGAACATCAAGCTCAACGCGGACAATTACGAGGCGATGTGGGCCTTCCAGCCGTACTCCTATTTCATGAAGGATGCCGTGAAGGTCGACGAGTCCACAGTGAGAATTTACTTCTACGATAGGTTGACCGGAACCCTGATGCCAGCTTCGTACGCGTACCTGGTTTCGATTCCGATGCTGCCAAAGCACATGCTTCAGGACCAGAACGCGTTCTACATTGGATTCAACTGGTCCGGCGTGTTCGGAGGCACTGACATGCCAATAGTCGGCACTGGACCGTTCATGTCCAACCCGAACATACGTGATGAGTGGCTGTCTGGTGACCACATAACACTCCTGAAGAATCCGAGGTACCACTGGAAGATAGACAAGCCCGGCGCGCCCGAGATCAAGTTCGACAAGCTCACCATGTACTTCTTCGACGACTCGACGGCCATGTCCTATGCGTTGCAGAACAACCAGCTTGATGTCGCTGCGTTCCCACCGCAGGCATACAGGGCAATCAAGGACAAAGTCGCGTCGGGAAGCATCGGAAACGTGACGACCTTCGATGGACCCAAGATCACGCAATACTGGACCGAGATTGGGATAAACATGAACCAAGCTGGTCCGAACCCGTCGAGGCTCGACCACACGATCAGGAAGGCGATGGCGATGGCAACAAATAAGTCGTACATCGTCGAGAACTACTACCTCGGCTTGGCCAAGGAGGGGACCACGCTCATCCCGCCGGTCAACACGTTCTGGCACTACGAACCGAATGCCACCGAGAAGTTCTCCTTCGACATTGCAGCGGCGAATGCGTTGCTCGAGAACGCTGGGTATCGCGATGTCAACGGTGACGGCACAAGAGAGTGCACTTCAACAAGCTACGCTGTTAGGGAGCGTCTCGTCACCGAGAGCACGCCTTTGCAGTACCAGATGTTGCTGAGAAGAGAGTACCCAGAGGAGAAGGACATAGCAATGTACCTCGAAAGCCAATGGGCTAAGGTCGGCATTGACATCAACTACCTGATCGTCGACGAGGCCACGCTGGGTACGATGGTCTATGGTTATTCGTATGACACGATGATATGGTACTGGAGCGCGGACATCGACCCGAACTATCAGCTGTTCGTGCAGTCGAAGGCGGCTTGGAACGGGTGGAGCGACAACATGTACTTGAACGAATCCTATGAGGAGAATTACACCAAATCTGTGAACACTCTCGACAAGGACCAGAGAAAGGTGTTCGTCGACAACTGCCAGAGGGTGAACTACCTGGATGCTGCGTACATCATCCTTGCCTACCCGTACCAGACATATGCCTGGAGAGACGACACATTCTCTGGCTGGGGCGACTGGGCTGCCGACCCTGGACGGAGCGTCGACAACTTCTGGATGGGCAATCCGTTGTACTTCGATCTCGTCCCAATCTACCAGGAATCTACTCCCCCCAACTGGTTGCTGATTGGGGGAGCTGCAGCAGGCATAGCAGTGGTCGTGGCAGCTGTTGTGATCCTCAGGATGAGGGGCAAGAAGAAAGAAGGTTCGATAAAGGAAGAATCGAGCCCGCTCGGAGACTGA
- a CDS encoding ABC transporter permease, which produces MDMRSFVTRKLIYLAITLVAILLFNFFLFRVMPGDPAAVLLPKSGDEDLKNLIRDKFHLNDPYPQQFYYYVVQVFTLDFGPSASVWKGANISDGLPEPIFNTVLLVGIGTALAIYLGVMLGKFAAWRRGKPADTVGMAFALTFYSMPTFLFALIMLMLFAGELQLFPLNGAYGKLPFVDHPPRYEDMTIIEKIISRGYHLVLPVAAFTIEVMAEFALIMRNSLTDVLTEDYIVTARAKGLSNKQILHDHAMRNAMLPVVTVAAISVGWVLGGDIMVEIVFSYDGVGMLTWDAVNQRDFPVLQALFLIMAVAVLFANLIADVIYMYLDPRVTI; this is translated from the coding sequence ATGGACATGAGGTCATTCGTTACAAGAAAACTCATCTACCTGGCCATAACACTAGTCGCCATCTTGCTTTTCAACTTCTTCCTTTTCCGGGTCATGCCCGGAGACCCGGCTGCTGTCTTACTTCCAAAGAGCGGAGACGAGGACCTCAAGAACCTGATCAGAGACAAGTTCCACCTGAACGACCCGTATCCTCAGCAGTTCTACTACTACGTTGTACAGGTCTTCACGCTCGACTTCGGACCGAGCGCTTCAGTTTGGAAAGGGGCAAACATAAGCGATGGCTTGCCAGAACCCATATTCAATACCGTGCTGCTTGTGGGCATAGGCACGGCCCTGGCTATCTATCTGGGCGTCATGCTGGGGAAATTCGCCGCGTGGAGACGCGGGAAACCTGCTGACACCGTGGGGATGGCTTTCGCTCTCACCTTCTACTCGATGCCCACGTTCCTGTTTGCGTTGATCATGTTGATGCTCTTCGCGGGCGAGCTCCAATTGTTCCCGTTGAACGGGGCGTACGGCAAGCTGCCATTCGTCGATCATCCCCCCCGATATGAGGACATGACCATCATAGAGAAGATCATCAGTCGCGGATATCACCTAGTTCTTCCTGTTGCTGCATTTACAATAGAGGTCATGGCGGAGTTCGCCCTGATCATGAGGAACTCCCTCACTGATGTCCTCACAGAGGACTATATCGTCACCGCAAGGGCGAAGGGGCTCTCGAACAAGCAGATCCTGCACGACCACGCGATGAGGAACGCGATGCTGCCAGTGGTGACTGTCGCGGCCATCAGCGTCGGCTGGGTCCTGGGAGGCGACATAATGGTCGAGATCGTATTCTCCTACGACGGCGTCGGCATGCTGACCTGGGATGCTGTGAACCAACGGGACTTCCCCGTGCTCCAGGCGCTTTTCCTGATCATGGCAGTCGCGGTCTTGTTTGCGAACTTGATCGCGGATGTGATCTACATGTACCTTGACCCGAGGGTCACGATTTAG